The genomic DNA ctacctggttaaataaaggtgaaataaaaaaaaataaaaaaaataatcatcCCAGGAAACCTGCCCTGTACAAAGGAATGTATTATGTCCAACAGAGAGACATGCAACTCATTTTAACAAAATACTTTCATGGTGAGACCTCTGAGCCTCTAAACAAAGTATACGAAAGTCTAAACTATGATGTCTAGCTATAGTGCCATTGCAGATTTAAGTCGTCTAGTGCTACTTTTTTTTGATGCCGGATATCAAAAGTAAATAAGTGACAATTTCTCAATCAACTTTTGTACTGTAGCCTGTTGAATAATATCACATGCATAAAACACATCAACCAAATGCAATGTCTGCCTATGCCCACACACATTGACTTGAATGAATGTATTTTTGTAATACCCACAAACACCAAATTAGGCCTACCTAATTTCAAAATAGGCTATCCTCAATGTCAATTGTGAATGATAAttattttcgtttttttttaagGGTGAAACGTCCAAGCTGCATCTGAATGCCGACCATAACCATTCTCACTCATTTTCATGAGATTATGCATTTATATCTTCTGGAGTGTCTTCATAAGAAATGACATGGTGTTTTTGCTATTGTATGCAAGCTAAATGCAGAATAGTAATTAATAATTAATTAAGTGATCTTACGAGACATTGATTGGTCACTCTTGTGCCCTCCGGCAGCACTACATCCGTGATTATACTCCGTTTTTCAAAATTACCATCAAACAGCTCCATAGGGCCATGTTGGACAGGCTTGACATGGTCATATCTCCATAAATAATTGGTACATACAGCCCAATGATGGCTTAAAATGTTTGGCCCAAGTATGCCATATGAATCCTTTAAATATTTTGTCGAAAAGTGGTGAAAAAGTGCGAAAGAAATTCCCTTTCATCCTCCTCATTTCATCCTCATTTTccatattttacatttacattaaaaCACTTAAAAGTATCAAATAGATGTTTCTTAATGTTAAATACTgccaatctaagtaacataataaaaaaatccccatcgcaatatgtttaaactagagatataaATGGGTTGTGCCTCAatcggccttctgcatctgcggtggaaggtggccgagctacagcggtgtttgtcagactaaGAGACGTCCCAAAAATCGTTCTTCTCATGAAAACGTCTGTAGCATCCAAAaagtttggcctacaaactaatatgaccactCTCGTTTttctctacgacccccacaagcccCACGTGACTCGTCTGAAgtctgtaacgctgatgtgccaaTTTCTGTCAGTAGCGTCCGAACCATTTGgactacaaactaatatgaccacaCTATGACCCCACGGTGTTCTTCTATGATGGCTTTGCTCTATGACCTCCACAAGTGTCtctggactcgtctgaaggtaaagGTTCAAAAGGTTACTtagatttttaattttttatttaaaatgatccatggtatgaccatcttaaaacaattccatatgctAGCTTAGTACTCCCCCACCCCCTGCCCATGCCTTAGACTTTTAAAAGTTAAAGTCtaccatatgttagcttagtaccCCTAAAAAAGCaaaatcttgtctcattgctgaaACTCCCCAACGGTCTCAGGAGAGGCtaaggtcgagtcatgcatcctcAAAAACATGAACAGACAAACCCTGCTTCTTAACActtgctcgcttaacccagaagccagctgcaccaatgtgtcggaggaaacaccattcaactgatgaccgaagtcagcctgcagttGCTAGAGCGCAATGACCCAAGTAAAGCCCCCTCCAGCCAAGTTCTCCCCTAACCCagaatgacactgggccaattgtgcactgacctatgggactcccggtcacggccggtaatgacacagcctgggattgatcCCCAGGCTGAAGTGATGCCGTAACACTGTAACGCAGTGCCTTAGGCAGCTGAGCCACTCGAGCCCCGCCACAAACATTTTAAGCCATCATTGGGCTGCATGTACCAATATGATTCCTGTCCAATTCGACCCAATGTAGCTGGTTGGCGGTCATTTTTTAAAACTGGTCTTTCAGAGTATAATATCTTATTAGTTCTGCAATGACACTATAGCTCTACATCTTTATGTAGTAGTTTACTCAATGTGTATTTATTCAAAGGTCTCATCATCAAGGGTTACCTATCTATGTGCTGGACATAATATATTCCTATGGGATTTTACCTAAAGTGACGTGTACAGGGTAGGTTTGCTGTCACATTTCTTAAAATTGACACAAAACAGAATATCacattatacagttgaagtcgaaagtttacatacgcttaggttggagtcattaaaactattttttcaacaactccacaaatttcttgtgaacaaactatagttttggcatgtcgtttaggacatctactttgtgacaCAAGTAATTATTTCAAAAATTGTTTACCAatggattatttcacttataatttactgtatcacaattctagtgagtcagaattttacatacactaagttgactgcatGCATGAACGCATgaaataatacgcaagtataaacaccatgggaccacgccaccatcataccgttcaggaaggagacacgttctgtctcctagagaagaacacactttggtgcgaaaagtgcaaatcaatcccagaacaacaagcaaaggaccttgtgaagatgctggaggaaacaggtacaaaagtatctatatccacagtaagacGAGTCCTCTATCAACAtgacctgaaaggctgctcagcaaggaagaagccactgctccaaaaccaccagaaaaaaagccagactacggtttgcaactgcacatggggacaaatatcatactttttggagaaatgtcctctggtctgatgaaacaaaaatataactgtttggccataatgaccatcgttatgtttagaggaaaagggggcggcttgcaagccgaagaacaccatcccagccgtgaagcacgggggtggcagaatcatgttgtgggggtgctttgctgcaggagggactggtgcacttcacaaaatagatggcatcataagggaGGAAAATgaggtgaatatattgaagcaacatctcaagacatcaatcaggaagttaaagcttggtcgcaaatggtcttccaaattaacaatgaccccaagcatacttccaaagttgtggcaaaatggcttaaggacaacaaagtcaaggtattggattagccatcacaaagccctgacctcaatcctatagaaatttgtgggcagaactgaaaacacTTGGGCGAGGAAAGAGGCAttacacacctgactcagttacacccactctgttaggaggaatgggccaacattcaccaaacttattgtgggaagcttgtagtaggctacccgaaacgtttgacacaaattaaacaatttaaaggcaatgctaccaaatactaattgagtgtatgtagacttctgacacacttggaatgtgatgaaagaaataaaagctgaaataaatcattttctttactattattctgacatttcacattcttaaaataaagtggtgatattttaactgacctaatacagggaatttttactatgacaTTTACTatgaaatgtcaggaaatgtgaaaaactgagtttaaatgtatttggctaaggtgtatgtaaactccgacttcaactgtaggtacagtgccttgcgaaagtattcggcccccttgaactttgcgaccttttgccacatttcaggcttcaaacattgaactttgcgaccttttgccacatttcaggcttcaaacataaagatataaaactgtattttttttttgtgaagaatcaacaacaagtgggacacaatcatgaagtggaacgacatttattggatatttcaaacttttttaacaaatcaaaaactgaaaatttgggcgtgcaaaattattcagcccccttaagttaatactttgtagctccaccttttgctgcgattacagctgtcagtcgcttggggtatgtctctatcagttttgcacatcgagagactgacattttttcccattcctccttgcaaaacagctcgagctcagtgaggttggatggagagcatttgtgaacagcagttttcagttctttccacagattctcgattggattcaggtctggactttgtcTTGggcattctaacacctggatatgtttatttttgaaccattccattgtagattttgctttatgttttggatcattgtcttgttggaagacaaatctccgtcccagtctcaggtcttttgcagactccatcaggttttcttccagaatggtcctgtatttggctccatccatcttcccatcaattttaaccatcttccctgtccctgctgaagaaaagcaggcccaaaccatgatgctgccaccaccatgtttgacagtggggatggtgtgttcagggtgatgagctgtgttgcttttacgccaaacataatgttttgcattttTGCCAAAatgttccattttggtttcatctgaccagagcacattcttccacatgtttggtgtgtctcccaggtggcttgtggcaaactttaaacaacactttttatggatatctttaagaaatggctttgttcttgccactcttccataaaggccagatttgtgcaatatacgactgattgttgtcctatggacagagtctcccacctcagctgtagatctctgcagttcatccagagtgatcatgggcctcttggctgcatctctgatcagtcttctccttgtatgagctgaaagtttagagggacggccaggtcttggtagatttgcagtggtctgatactccttccatttcaatattatcgcttgcacagtgctccttgggatgtttaaagcttgggaaatctttttgtatccaaataactttatgtttgaagcctgaaatgtggcaaaaggttgcaaagttcaagggggccgaatactttcgcaaggcactgtaacactACAAAGTCATTTGGGTATTGTTtggaattatttttttattttgttttcaaaCAGGAAATCTGAATGGCAGACATTTTATTGAAAGATGcttgagaaaaaaaaaactaaatccgcacaatctctgacaaaggccttgaggccgatacgtaatgCTTATTaaggagcagtgatactagcaagagcagtgtgcgggtttctTATTTTATCTCATCttattcaactgttaccatgcacctgcaaaaagGATCGCTCAGATGTTCATTTAGAATATTAAAATATGCTTCCAAGCCTGCCTCCAATTTGTTAAATGTTTCTTACGTTATCTAGTATTAGTACCATGTTTAATACTTGTATCATAAAATGGAACAATATTGGGTATATTTGTTTACTTAACACTGGACTAAAATGGGAGATCTCTACTTCTATAATAAAATGGAACAATTATTTCACCTATCCGCTGGACTAGTGGAGCATTAATCAGGCCAGTTGAGCTCCAACGCTGTGTAATTTGCCTCTGATTTCTAACCTTTGTAAAAGACTGAGAAGCTAAGTGCCTTCCACAAACGCAGACTATCATGGTATGTCTTCAGGCATGTTATGGACCAAAGTAATTAGCAAACTTAACGCAAAGGCATCCCCTGAAACTGAATGAATTTACAATCCCATTAAAAAGGGAATTGTGTCTATGGGCCAACTGTAAATGTTAAATCCATATCTTCCCAGAAACAGTCCTCCACTGCTTTACCTCTTTTCTCTGTCTTGTGGAATCCATTCAAGGCCATGAAAGATTTGCCCCCAAACTTTCACAGAAATAACACTTTCATACATATAAATCACAGCATTAAGCATAAAATGTTATCATGGGCCAATGGAGCCCAGGCCATGCCGTTATCTCACAACTCAGAAAGTATTCTCTGTAGTTTTATGGAAAAATGTCATGCAGTGGATGGCAGACAGCATAGAATTCAAACGTTGGAACTGAGAACTGAAGTTGAATAAGTTGCTGCTACTTAGAGGTTTCAAGATGGCATTTTGTTTTAATGAGGATTCTCCCCCCAAAAAAGAATGTTTGCGTGAACTGATCAATTAGGACAAAAGGTTAACTTCTCTGTTGAATAAGTGCACTGTAAACACATGAGAATGGGTGTTATTTGTTTTCACCCTTTGTTCTCGCTGTGTATCATTTGCTATCTACAAGAGATACAAGTTGCAAGTCAGCAGTACAGTCCGGGTGCCATAAGACGGATTCACCAGGTTACCATACAGCACAAAAACAAGCATGAGGTATGCTACTTTATTGCGTTGTGTTGCTTagatagtcacacacacactcataacctGGCCCATGTAAACGAATCCATCCTGACCTATAACTTCCCCATATCTTCCTTCTCACACACCCATAGTGACCCGCAGTCTAGCTGAATACCCCAAAGCCAATCTTCAtctatttaacctttttttttgtACCTACAAAACATATTAGAGGAACGTGTAGAATAGgtgacaacaacaacataaatcATTAGCAATGCAATTTTATCGTAATAAACATATAACAACAAACACAATATCAACCGAAGACAGTTGCAATCAGATGATACAAACCAATGCATGAGGCTTGACTCCAAGCAGAGCATATCCTTTTTATTTTGCTGCTTTAGCTCTATGTACATTGAAAACAGGCTTAGAGGTCTTTCATGAGGGCTATTTTTAATTCTAAAGCGGAGGATTGGTCACACTTCGTCTCATTAGCATGCGTAGCTGTATAAACCTCCTCGCCACTGCAGGATTTGGAGCTGTGTGGAAGGCGGCAGGCAACAAGCGCGCCTGCTTGACTGGCTGCAGCGCGCAATGAACAACGGACTTTCAGCACAGTTCAGAGAAGGTGCTGTTGTTGCTGTAGACGGCAGGCATTTCCACCGGGTGAAGTGGTCAAATCGGTTGAGTGAAAGTGAAACGGCTTGGCTCTGTTAACTAACAAATCCACCGCGGCCTTGAACATGATGTGTGGCATTTTAACAGGTTGGCATGGGTGGATTTTTGGATtacaaatgttatttttttcacTAGCCGAGTCTGAGGGAAATACTCTGAAATACCAGACCAATGAGGAGGGAAGTCCAGGAACAGTGATCGGTAACCTGGCCAAGGACATGTCCTTGAGTCCCTCTTTTGGCTCCAATACTAATTTCAGGATGATGAAACAATTCAACGATTCTTTTATCCGGGTGAGAGAAAGCGACGGGGAGCTTTCTGTCGGGGAGaggattgacagagagagaatctGTAGGCACACTTTACAGTGTCTCATCACTTTTGATGTTGTCAGTTTTTCAAAAGAGAGGTACAAATTGATCCATGTCGAGGTGGAGGTAAAAGACATCAATGATAACTCTCCGGAGTTTCCAAACAAGGAATCTACAGTTGAGATCTCTGAAAATGCCGACGTGGGGTTCCGTATTCATTTGGACCCAGCCGAGGACGCAGATGTCGGTTCAAACTACATCCAAAGCTATCAGATTTCTGTCAACAGTCATTTTTCAATTGATGTGCTTTTGAGAGCAGATGGGGTTAAATATGCGGAGTTGGTGCTAATGAAAGAGCTAGACAGGGAGACTCAGTCATCTTATGCGGTGGAGCTTATTGCCACAGACGGAGGAAACCCTTATAGGTCGGGTTCAACGAAAATAACAATAAAAGTGACAGACTTTAATGACAACCGTCCTGTTTTTGACCAGAATAATTTCTCGGTAACTTTGCCCGAGAACGCACAGGTTGGATTCGTTTTATTGAACTTAAATGCAGTTGATCCAGATGAGGGTTTAAATGGAGAGGTGGGCTATGGGTTCGGAAAACAGGTTTCTGCAGAAATCAGAGAACTTTTCGAAGTGGACAGTAAATCCGGGCGCGTGAGACTTAAGAACCCAGTGGATTTTGAGACCAAGAAAACATATGAATTAGACGTTCAGGCGACTGATCTAGGATCCAACCCGACCCCCGCCGTCTGTAAAATAATAATTCATATCGAAGACGTTAATGACAATGCCCCAGAAATCAGTATTACGCCAATGACCTCCATCTCAACAGGCATCGCATATATCAGCGAGACAGCAGACAAGGACAGCCTAGTGGCGCTGATCAGCACCTCGGACAGGGACTCGGGCGTCAATAGCCAGGTCCACTGCACTTTATATGGGCACGATCATTTCAAACTTCAACAGGCTTATGAGGACAGCTACATGATTGTCACCGCAGCATTCCTAGACAGGGAGAAGATTAGTGAGTACAATTTAACAGTGATGGCTGAAGATTTTGGGTCACCTCCATTGAGAAAAATCACACAATACACCATCAGGCTAAGCGACGAGAATGACAACGCCCCACACTTTACTAAGCCTATCTATGAAGTTTCTGTGGTGGAAAATAATGCACCAGGGGCATATATAACCACGGTTGAAGCCAGAGATGCAGACTTGGGGACTAACGGCAAAATTACATACAGACTTTTAGACAGTGTTATAATGGGATCACCTGTCAACACGTTTGTATCTCTGAATGCAATCTCTGGTTCAATATATGCACTGAGAAGCTTCAACTATGAAGTCATGAAACATCTGGAGGTACACATCCAGGCAAGTGATGAGGGGTCACCCCAGCTTCAGAGCAGTGCCATCATCAATCTAAAAATATTGGATCAGAATGACAACGCTCCGTCTATCATAGAGCCCATCCTTAATAAGGGATCAGCTGAGATTTTCCTGCCCAAAGACGCACCTGCAGGCTACGTTGTCACCCAGATAAAGGCCACGGATGCTGAAGAAGGCATTAACGCGCAGATGTCCTACAAAATCACAGAGGGGGGACACTTGGGTTTCTCTATCAATAAGGTTACTGGGAAGATACATGTGACTCATGAGCTGAACTATGATCCGTCTGAAACACTGAGAGTCCTAGTGGCTGTCAATGACAATGGGACACCTTCTCTGACCTCCACAGCCACTATACACCTCACTCTCATCGAAGGCACTCCTCCCAGTGTTCCTGCTAGGGTCCAAAACGACAGTGTGGAGGTCTTTGAATGGGACATAGCCATTATCATAGTCCTATCAGGGAGCTGCTCCCTCCTCTTGCTAGCCATCATCTTAATCACTACCACCTGCAGTCGACGTAAACGGGTTAAGCTAGAGGCGGGATACAGTGAAAATGAAGACATGCCACACGTGGAGAAGGGGGAGAGCAGACAAATTGATTCATTGATCACCAACCACAAAAGCAATGTGTTTGATGTGCACCCTTTCCCTGGGAAAGCACCGTTGGCCTCAAGCAACACAATAAAAACAGCTCCTGATGATGGAAGACAAGTAAAGGAGTGTGTCTTTGACAACAGAATAATGGAGGGTAATTCGGAGGTAAGTCATTTTGGCTCGCTGTATGGAATGGCTGTCAATTGTTTTGCTGTTGGCTTTTCCATCAcaactaatgtgtgtgtgtattgtgtttgcTTCCTCACAGGGTTATTCGACACTGCCTGGCTATAGGAAAGAAAccctcagacccataaccatatGGAAGGGTAATTCATTCACAACCATCTCCGCGCGAGATCCTCAGTTCAGTGGGAAGGACAGTGGGAAAGGAGACAGTGACTTTAACGACAGCGACTCTGACATCAGTGGAGATGGCCACAAAAAAGACTCCCCACCGATAAACAGTAAGGACTACTAATCAATCACAGACTGTTAATGTGATTTCAGACACAATGATATGTCACAATGATGACACATTATTAAAAATTCAATGAAAGGCATTATTCTCTGTGATGTTCTCAAGGTCTTTATGGCAAGATATTAAATGATAATGGTGTATCATAAAATGAAGGCTATAATACCCCCAACATTTGCAGCATGGTTCATCAAGGTCTAACTGTTTTGGCTGGTGTGTTGTTTCCACAGGTCTCTGGGCCTGCACCAGTGAGTGTAAAATCCTAGGCCACTCAGACCGATGCTGGAGCCCCTCTGCCACTAGAGCCAAGACCAGCCTCTCCCATGGACCACACCTCTCAACCTTCTCCAAGACAGCCTCTCTGCCGCGAAACA from Oncorhynchus keta strain PuntledgeMale-10-30-2019 chromosome 7, Oket_V2, whole genome shotgun sequence includes the following:
- the LOC118386087 gene encoding protocadherin-8-like, with the translated sequence MMCGILTGWHGWIFGLQMLFFSLAESEGNTLKYQTNEEGSPGTVIGNLAKDMSLSPSFGSNTNFRMMKQFNDSFIRVRESDGELSVGERIDRERICRHTLQCLITFDVVSFSKERYKLIHVEVEVKDINDNSPEFPNKESTVEISENADVGFRIHLDPAEDADVGSNYIQSYQISVNSHFSIDVLLRADGVKYAELVLMKELDRETQSSYAVELIATDGGNPYRSGSTKITIKVTDFNDNRPVFDQNNFSVTLPENAQVGFVLLNLNAVDPDEGLNGEVGYGFGKQVSAEIRELFEVDSKSGRVRLKNPVDFETKKTYELDVQATDLGSNPTPAVCKIIIHIEDVNDNAPEISITPMTSISTGIAYISETADKDSLVALISTSDRDSGVNSQVHCTLYGHDHFKLQQAYEDSYMIVTAAFLDREKISEYNLTVMAEDFGSPPLRKITQYTIRLSDENDNAPHFTKPIYEVSVVENNAPGAYITTVEARDADLGTNGKITYRLLDSVIMGSPVNTFVSLNAISGSIYALRSFNYEVMKHLEVHIQASDEGSPQLQSSAIINLKILDQNDNAPSIIEPILNKGSAEIFLPKDAPAGYVVTQIKATDAEEGINAQMSYKITEGGHLGFSINKVTGKIHVTHELNYDPSETLRVLVAVNDNGTPSLTSTATIHLTLIEGTPPSVPARVQNDSVEVFEWDIAIIIVLSGSCSLLLLAIILITTTCSRRKRVKLEAGYSENEDMPHVEKGESRQIDSLITNHKSNVFDVHPFPGKAPLASSNTIKTAPDDGRQVKECVFDNRIMEGNSEGYSTLPGYRKETLRPITIWKGNSFTTISARDPQFSGKDSGKGDSDFNDSDSDISGDGHKKDSPPINSLWACTSECKILGHSDRCWSPSATRAKTSLSHGPHLSTFSKTASLPRNTLQRDSYYQQAHLPKINGLQSVYEKVQHQELDYILVCPPTPARILETDEISLPEYGQS